In Gammaproteobacteria bacterium, the following proteins share a genomic window:
- a CDS encoding exodeoxyribonuclease III, producing the protein MKITTANTNGIRAAQKKGFFEWLQKANPDVVCIQETKAQVHQLKPEIFMPEGYHCFYHDAEKKGYSGTAIYSKIKPQSVKTGIGWDEFDNEGRWLEADLGNLTVVSLYLPSGTSGDIRQDFKYQSMERLEQEFERLKNSGKPFVICGDWNIVHKEIDIKNWKGNQKNSGCLPEERAWLTKLLDEIDLLDAFRAVNQEPHNYTWWSNRGQAYANNVGWRIDYHITSQDLKDKIISAEIYKDEKFSDHAPLTLEYQL; encoded by the coding sequence ATGAAAATTACAACTGCCAACACCAATGGAATCCGTGCTGCTCAAAAGAAAGGCTTTTTTGAATGGTTGCAAAAAGCCAATCCTGATGTGGTTTGTATACAGGAAACCAAAGCTCAGGTGCATCAGCTTAAACCTGAAATTTTCATGCCCGAGGGTTATCATTGTTTTTATCATGATGCCGAAAAAAAAGGCTACTCGGGAACTGCTATCTACAGCAAAATTAAACCACAATCCGTTAAAACCGGCATTGGCTGGGATGAGTTTGATAACGAAGGTCGCTGGCTGGAAGCGGATTTAGGCAATCTGACCGTTGTTTCACTCTATCTTCCATCCGGAACTTCGGGAGATATTCGTCAGGATTTCAAATATCAATCGATGGAACGACTGGAACAGGAATTTGAACGACTGAAAAACTCCGGCAAACCATTTGTTATTTGTGGTGACTGGAATATTGTTCATAAGGAAATTGACATCAAAAACTGGAAAGGCAATCAAAAAAATTCAGGCTGTTTGCCTGAAGAAAGAGCCTGGCTGACAAAGCTACTTGATGAAATTGATTTGCTCGATGCATTCCGTGCTGTTAACCAAGAACCTCACAACTACACCTGGTGGTCCAATCGCGGACAAGCTTATGCCAACAATGTCGGATGGAGAATCGACTATCACATCACCTCTCAGGATTTGAAAGATAAAATCATCTCCGCAGAAATTTATAAAGACGAAAAATTCTCCGACCATGCCCCACTGACGTTAGAGTATCAGTTGTAG
- a CDS encoding N-acetylmuramoyl-L-alanine amidase: MSYNVPESLNSLLPYNDKLENRQLNEIELLVIHCTELPDIKTARIYGEKVHYSSGTGNSGHYYISKKGELFQWVELDRVAHHVKDFNRNSIGVELDNLGRFPNWHKTTHQYLHDSYPKEQISALIQLILKLQKKLPNLKFIAGHEELDTRLMPSENSPDIYIRRKMDPGYLFPWDEVLKNINLEKYK; encoded by the coding sequence ATGAGCTATAACGTGCCTGAAAGCCTTAATTCTCTGCTACCATACAATGACAAACTCGAAAACAGGCAGCTTAATGAGATTGAGTTGTTAGTTATTCATTGCACAGAGCTCCCTGATATTAAAACCGCTCGAATTTATGGTGAAAAAGTCCATTACAGCTCAGGAACAGGAAACAGCGGACATTATTATATTTCAAAGAAAGGAGAGTTGTTCCAATGGGTTGAGTTAGACAGAGTAGCACATCATGTTAAAGACTTTAACAGAAATTCGATTGGAGTCGAATTGGATAATTTAGGACGTTTCCCCAACTGGCACAAAACCACTCATCAATATTTGCATGATTCTTATCCAAAGGAACAGATTTCAGCCTTGATTCAACTTATCTTGAAATTACAGAAAAAGTTACCAAATCTAAAGTTCATTGCCGGACATGAAGAGTTGGATACTCGATTGATGCCTTCTGAGAACAGTCCGGATATTTATATTCGTCGTAAAATGGATCCGGGATATTTATTCCCTTGGGACGAAGTATTAAAAAATATTAACTTAGAAAAATATAAATAA
- the fabD gene encoding ACP S-malonyltransferase translates to MKNLAFVFPGQGSQAVGMVADLYESFPQIQHIFARASDVLELDLMEMVASDVHNQLNLTQYTQPALLTSSVAIWELWKEKSPVRPTFMAGHSLGEYSALVCAGALNFEDAVLLTHKRGKYMQEAVPEGTGAMMAVLGLEDQQVVEICQQADAGGNVTAANFNSPGQVVISGSKEAVEKAAELAKEAGAKRVMPLPVSVPSHCALMQPAADKLAEDLVTIDIKSPEIPVVHNSDVMPHISPENIKKALVEQLYKSVQWTQTNQFFIDKGILNIAECGPGKVLSGLAKRTHRTWNIYSLNTADGFNQAVNAGDQES, encoded by the coding sequence ATGAAAAATCTTGCTTTTGTATTTCCGGGGCAGGGCTCTCAAGCAGTTGGAATGGTTGCCGACTTGTATGAGTCTTTTCCTCAAATTCAACATATTTTCGCTCGTGCCAGCGACGTATTGGAACTCGATTTGATGGAAATGGTGGCATCAGATGTTCACAATCAACTCAATCTGACACAATACACTCAGCCGGCATTGCTCACTTCCTCGGTTGCGATTTGGGAATTATGGAAAGAAAAATCACCCGTACGACCAACTTTTATGGCAGGGCATAGTTTGGGCGAATATTCTGCGCTCGTTTGTGCCGGAGCATTAAATTTTGAAGATGCCGTTTTACTGACTCATAAACGCGGTAAGTACATGCAGGAAGCAGTTCCTGAAGGAACAGGAGCAATGATGGCAGTTCTTGGTTTGGAAGACCAGCAAGTGGTGGAAATATGCCAGCAAGCCGATGCCGGTGGAAATGTAACGGCAGCGAATTTCAATTCTCCGGGTCAGGTGGTGATTTCCGGTAGTAAAGAAGCTGTGGAAAAAGCAGCTGAACTGGCAAAAGAAGCCGGCGCCAAAAGAGTCATGCCTTTGCCTGTGAGCGTGCCTTCACATTGTGCATTAATGCAACCGGCAGCCGATAAACTGGCAGAGGATTTAGTCACCATTGATATCAAATCTCCGGAAATTCCGGTGGTTCATAACAGCGATGTCATGCCTCATATCTCACCTGAAAACATCAAAAAAGCTCTTGTTGAGCAATTATACAAATCCGTACAATGGACACAAACCAATCAGTTTTTCATTGATAAAGGCATTTTAAACATTGCTGAATGTGGGCCCGGAAAAGTTTTATCAGGCTTGGCAAAACGAACTCATCGTACGTGGAATATTTATAGTTTGAATACAGCTGATGGTTTCAATCAAGCTGTCAATGCGGGAGATCAGGAATCATGA
- the rpmF gene encoding 50S ribosomal protein L32, whose amino-acid sequence MAVQKSRKTPSRRGMRRAHDSLKARTLSVDSESGEVHIRHHVTAEGYYKGQKVIDLADDFVEDEE is encoded by the coding sequence ATGGCTGTACAAAAAAGTCGTAAAACACCATCAAGAAGAGGCATGAGACGTGCCCATGATAGTTTGAAAGCCCGTACTTTATCAGTTGATTCTGAGAGCGGTGAAGTGCATATTCGTCATCATGTAACTGCTGAAGGTTACTACAAAGGTCAAAAAGTCATTGACTTGGCTGATGATTTTGTAGAAGACGAAGAATAA
- a CDS encoding phosphoglycolate phosphatase: MQQADILKYKAVFFDLDGTMIDSAKDLSFAVSQMSNELNISKPSLEKVKTWIGNGTLKLVERSLTDSTGEKPDDEFLQKAFPIFSKAYRDCVGEHSVPFDGIKDLLVLLLSHNIKIACITNKPLEFTEFLLQQNMISQFFTVVCAGDNVKFRKPDPWPLLFAAEKCGVDIKDCLMIGDSEHDINAARNAGCSVYAVTHGYNHGNDIALSNPDGVIDSFTQLL, from the coding sequence ATGCAGCAGGCTGATATTTTAAAATATAAAGCTGTTTTTTTTGACTTGGATGGCACTATGATTGATTCGGCGAAAGATTTGTCTTTCGCTGTTTCACAAATGTCGAATGAATTAAATATTTCAAAACCATCGTTGGAAAAGGTTAAAACATGGATTGGTAATGGCACATTAAAATTGGTTGAACGGTCATTGACAGATTCGACAGGGGAAAAACCGGATGATGAATTTCTCCAAAAAGCATTTCCAATTTTCTCTAAGGCTTACAGAGATTGTGTCGGTGAACACAGTGTTCCATTTGACGGAATTAAAGATTTGCTTGTGTTATTGTTGTCGCACAATATCAAAATAGCATGTATCACTAACAAACCATTGGAGTTTACCGAATTTTTACTCCAGCAGAATATGATTAGCCAATTTTTTACCGTTGTTTGTGCCGGTGATAATGTCAAGTTCAGAAAACCTGATCCTTGGCCATTGTTGTTTGCAGCCGAAAAATGTGGTGTTGATATTAAGGATTGTTTGATGATTGGTGATTCCGAGCATGATATCAATGCCGCAAGAAATGCAGGTTGCAGTGTTTATGCAGTGACTCATGGTTATAATCATGGAAATGATATTGCCTTGTCAAATCCCGATGGTGTTATAGATAGTTTTACACAATTATTATAA
- a CDS encoding beta-ketoacyl-ACP synthase III: MTIYSKIIGTGRYLPEKIITNADLEKTLDTSDQWIQERTGIKQRHVAAEGQYTSDLAYEASLKALKASGLNKKDIDLIVVGTTTPDLVFPSTACLLQSKLGMKKIGAMDVNAACSGFIYALSVANNFIKSGTHKNVLVVGAETLTRIVNWQDRTTAVLFGDGAGAAVLTASNEPGILSTHIHATGNYADLLKTNVGPSVGMNEEIAISMKGNEVFKVAVTTLGRIVDETLEYNNLDKSDIDWLVPHQANLRIITATAKKLKMSMDQVIVTVGDTGNTSAASVPMALDIGIREGKIKPGQTVLLEAFGGGFTWGSALLKL, from the coding sequence ATGACAATTTATTCGAAAATTATCGGTACAGGCAGATATTTGCCTGAAAAAATCATCACTAACGCTGATTTGGAAAAAACACTCGATACCAGTGATCAGTGGATTCAGGAACGCACCGGAATCAAACAAAGACACGTCGCAGCCGAAGGTCAATACACCTCTGATTTGGCTTATGAAGCCTCATTAAAAGCTCTGAAAGCATCTGGTTTAAACAAAAAAGATATTGATTTAATTGTTGTCGGAACAACAACTCCTGATTTGGTCTTTCCAAGCACAGCATGTTTATTACAAAGTAAATTAGGCATGAAAAAAATCGGAGCTATGGATGTTAATGCTGCTTGTAGTGGATTTATTTATGCTCTAAGCGTTGCGAATAATTTCATTAAATCAGGAACTCATAAAAATGTTCTCGTTGTTGGAGCCGAAACTTTAACTCGAATCGTCAACTGGCAAGATCGTACTACAGCCGTATTATTTGGCGATGGAGCCGGAGCTGCGGTTTTGACGGCAAGTAATGAACCGGGAATCCTTTCAACACACATTCATGCGACCGGAAATTATGCTGATTTGCTGAAAACCAATGTTGGTCCATCGGTTGGTATGAATGAAGAAATTGCTATTTCCATGAAAGGCAATGAAGTTTTTAAAGTTGCAGTCACAACTTTGGGTCGTATTGTTGATGAAACATTAGAGTACAACAATCTGGACAAATCGGATATCGACTGGTTGGTTCCTCATCAAGCCAATTTAAGAATTATTACAGCAACTGCCAAAAAACTCAAAATGAGCATGGATCAAGTGATTGTAACTGTCGGAGATACAGGAAACACATCTGCGGCTTCAGTTCCAATGGCATTGGATATTGGAATTCGTGAAGGAAAAATTAAACCGGGTCAAACAGTATTGCTTGAAGCGTTTGGTGGCGGCTTCACTTGGGGTTCAGCTTTGCTGAAGCTCTAA
- the gcvA gene encoding transcriptional regulator GcvA: MRKYNNIPPLRALKAFEASARHLSFTKAAEELFVTQAAISHQIKSLEDMIGVKLFKRYNRSLQLTTEGQVYLLSIMEALEKLEKSTQQLANRNAKGMLNLSLLPSFATKWMAKRIWKFQDKFPEIEVSISAFEWLADFKKEDIDISIRWGKGDWDDVYCELLFEERVFPICNRKVYKALGKNPSPEVLLDYKLHHDDFSPEDWDMWFTEAGLSQHEPIKGTRYSHSVMMLEAIENSEGFALGRTTLVIDDLKRKLFFAPFNISIKSDYAYYFVCPKGNETLPKIAAFKKWLFAEAQASMQYAEEIFSGNHQQ; this comes from the coding sequence ATGAGAAAATACAATAACATACCTCCACTTCGAGCATTAAAAGCATTTGAAGCATCAGCCAGACATCTGAGTTTTACTAAAGCTGCCGAAGAACTTTTTGTAACTCAGGCAGCCATCAGCCACCAAATCAAATCACTTGAAGACATGATTGGGGTGAAACTTTTTAAACGATATAACCGGTCTTTACAACTGACAACGGAAGGTCAGGTTTATCTGTTATCAATCATGGAAGCCTTAGAAAAACTGGAGAAATCAACACAACAGCTTGCAAACCGTAACGCCAAAGGAATGCTAAATTTATCACTTCTACCCTCTTTTGCAACAAAGTGGATGGCGAAAAGGATTTGGAAGTTTCAGGATAAGTTTCCTGAAATTGAAGTCAGTATTTCTGCATTTGAGTGGTTGGCAGATTTTAAAAAGGAAGATATTGATATTTCCATTCGTTGGGGAAAGGGAGATTGGGATGATGTTTATTGCGAGTTATTATTTGAAGAGCGGGTCTTTCCAATTTGTAATCGCAAAGTTTATAAGGCTCTTGGAAAGAATCCTTCTCCTGAAGTTCTACTGGATTATAAACTGCACCATGATGACTTCTCACCGGAGGATTGGGATATGTGGTTCACTGAAGCCGGACTCTCTCAGCACGAACCTATAAAAGGAACACGCTACAGTCATTCTGTGATGATGCTTGAGGCTATAGAAAACAGCGAAGGTTTTGCATTAGGAAGAACCACATTGGTTATTGATGATTTAAAAAGAAAACTGTTTTTTGCCCCTTTTAATATCAGTATCAAAAGTGATTATGCCTATTACTTTGTTTGTCCCAAAGGAAATGAAACGCTACCTAAAATAGCTGCTTTTAAAAAATGGTTATTTGCCGAAGCTCAAGCTAGTATGCAGTATGCTGAAGAAATATTTTCAGGAAATCATCAGCAATAA
- a CDS encoding response regulator transcription factor has protein sequence MISVYLVDDQNLVRQGVRALLEIADDISVIGEAENGQQAIDKIPEAKPDVVLLDMRMPGLSGLDVLHELQKREQLPPTIILTTFDDDELVLAGVQAGAKGYLLKDVPLEDLVDGIKKVAEGKTLVRPQVTRKILQGIEDLKNDFISFDLPEPLTSRETEILRLMAGGHSNKEIAKSLFVAEGTVKNHVSNILAKIGVRDRTRAVLKALELGLI, from the coding sequence ATGATTAGTGTATATTTGGTAGATGATCAAAACCTGGTCAGACAAGGGGTTCGGGCATTATTGGAAATTGCTGATGATATTTCTGTAATTGGTGAAGCAGAAAACGGTCAGCAAGCTATTGATAAGATTCCTGAGGCGAAGCCTGATGTGGTTTTACTGGATATGCGTATGCCCGGATTATCCGGTTTGGATGTTTTGCATGAATTGCAAAAGCGTGAGCAATTACCTCCGACTATTATTCTTACCACTTTTGATGATGATGAATTAGTGCTTGCCGGAGTTCAGGCTGGTGCAAAAGGCTATTTGCTGAAAGATGTGCCTTTGGAAGATTTGGTTGACGGCATTAAAAAAGTTGCCGAGGGTAAAACTTTGGTGCGTCCGCAAGTCACACGCAAAATACTACAAGGCATTGAAGATTTGAAAAATGATTTTATCAGTTTTGATTTGCCCGAACCATTAACTTCTCGTGAGACTGAAATTCTCAGACTCATGGCCGGTGGTCACAGCAATAAGGAAATCGCCAAATCACTGTTTGTCGCCGAAGGAACTGTGAAGAACCATGTTTCCAATATTCTGGCAAAAATAGGTGTGAGAGACCGAACCCGCGCTGTTTTGAAAGCACTTGAGTTGGGCTTGATTTAA
- the plsX gene encoding phosphate acyltransferase PlsX, which yields MQKQLPAKTEQIIIAVDLMGGDSYPDERLDTLINMLKQQEDVVFRVFASNSYLNTISHRLPSIDQTRIEFIACGRSVSMAESPFMALRQKRDSSLSMSIKDVAQKKSAICVTAGNTGAMVVLAKHWMNMLGEIDKPVLARLLPSRSKRALMLDVGATTDAKAFDLYNFARLGCAYQKAVYQKNNPEVVLLNVGIEDNKGDDTVKQADAMLNESDINYIGYCEGTHLFNGYADVICCNGFVGNITIKACEAMASYIKNESCDSPKTSLWQKIKKGMRIVEPDEYNGALLLGLDGLVVKSHGNCNALAFTSAIRQAYNISQHDVIASMRKSLEN from the coding sequence ATGCAAAAACAATTACCAGCCAAAACTGAACAGATAATCATTGCCGTAGATTTGATGGGTGGTGACTCTTATCCTGATGAAAGGCTGGACACATTAATAAATATGTTGAAACAACAGGAAGATGTTGTTTTCCGGGTGTTTGCTTCAAATAGTTATCTCAACACAATTTCACATCGTTTGCCATCAATTGATCAAACCCGGATTGAATTCATTGCTTGCGGGCGTTCTGTTTCCATGGCTGAATCACCTTTTATGGCACTACGTCAGAAACGGGATTCCAGTTTGTCGATGTCCATCAAAGATGTGGCACAAAAGAAATCAGCAATTTGCGTGACCGCAGGAAATACCGGAGCGATGGTCGTTTTGGCAAAGCACTGGATGAACATGTTAGGAGAGATTGATAAACCGGTATTGGCAAGATTGCTGCCCAGTCGTTCGAAAAGAGCATTAATGCTGGATGTTGGTGCGACAACGGATGCCAAGGCTTTCGATTTATATAATTTTGCACGATTGGGTTGTGCCTATCAAAAAGCTGTTTATCAAAAAAACAATCCAGAAGTGGTATTGCTTAACGTAGGAATTGAAGACAACAAAGGTGATGATACGGTCAAACAAGCAGATGCTATGCTCAACGAATCTGATATCAATTATATTGGTTACTGCGAAGGAACGCATTTGTTCAATGGTTATGCCGATGTGATTTGTTGCAATGGTTTCGTCGGCAATATCACCATCAAAGCCTGTGAAGCAATGGCATCCTATATCAAAAACGAAAGTTGCGATTCACCGAAAACTTCATTGTGGCAAAAAATTAAAAAAGGGATGCGTATCGTTGAGCCAGATGAGTATAATGGTGCACTTTTACTTGGTCTGGACGGTCTTGTTGTTAAAAGTCATGGCAATTGTAATGCCTTGGCGTTTACCTCTGCTATCCGGCAAGCCTATAATATTTCTCAGCATGATGTTATTGCAAGCATGAGAAAATCACTGGAGAATTAA
- a CDS encoding acyl-CoA thioesterase II, whose amino-acid sequence MQHLLKYFELEKLEENLYRGQSLDIGTGRIFGGQVLSQALGAAYRTVEDKHAHSFHAYFLREGDVKKPVVFQVDRARDGRSFDNRRVVAIQHGRPILNLAASFQIEESGYEHQVDAPDLPKPDELDEKPFLTAKQMQSLTPRMRRLMTTQGPFEFRFADDIDPFDLNANEPIRQIWFRARTEVPMNQALHRQLMAFVSDFHLVATSTFPHPVSYLDPTLQIASLDHAMWFHHDLNVNDWLLYDCFSPVASEARGFAQGRVFTLDGKLVAHTSQQGLIRQRDKARDGFKKQL is encoded by the coding sequence ATGCAACATTTACTTAAGTACTTTGAGCTGGAAAAACTGGAAGAGAATCTCTACCGAGGTCAGTCTCTGGATATTGGAACCGGTCGGATTTTTGGCGGACAGGTTTTATCCCAGGCACTTGGTGCAGCTTATCGGACCGTCGAGGATAAACATGCGCATTCTTTTCATGCGTACTTCCTGCGTGAAGGTGATGTCAAAAAACCGGTTGTTTTTCAGGTAGATCGTGCCAGAGATGGTCGAAGTTTTGATAACCGACGTGTGGTAGCCATCCAACATGGTCGTCCTATTTTGAATTTGGCTGCTTCATTTCAGATTGAAGAATCCGGATACGAACACCAAGTGGATGCACCTGATTTACCGAAACCTGATGAGTTGGATGAAAAACCGTTTCTAACTGCCAAACAAATGCAAAGTCTCACTCCAAGAATGCGTCGTTTGATGACGACTCAAGGACCGTTTGAATTTCGGTTTGCTGATGATATTGATCCTTTTGACCTGAATGCCAATGAGCCCATTCGTCAAATTTGGTTTAGAGCTCGAACTGAAGTTCCTATGAATCAAGCATTACACCGTCAACTGATGGCATTTGTCTCGGACTTTCATCTGGTTGCAACATCAACTTTCCCTCATCCGGTTTCATACCTTGATCCGACTCTGCAAATTGCCAGTCTCGATCATGCGATGTGGTTTCACCATGATTTGAATGTCAATGATTGGTTGTTATATGATTGTTTCAGCCCTGTTGCTAGTGAGGCACGAGGATTTGCACAAGGGCGAGTTTTTACTCTGGATGGAAAGTTAGTTGCACACACATCTCAGCAGGGATTGATACGCCAACGTGATAAAGCGAGAGATGGTTTTAAAAAACAACTCTGA
- a CDS encoding sensor histidine kinase, whose amino-acid sequence MMINRFSHISLIRLAGLIIWLSLSVPFVMKVFIDPQWLNSKSILWLLSHLSFGIGFILLTKHLGHEKLNKDEWVLLFAMIAVIYIINWSTISMSGMFYSLIIAILLPWIMSVKQGVLILILQNLLLAWQLFADMQYWEEFESMQAGRVILQFYWIGISSFSYVLSLVAFRQQNAKEELRKLNSELRATQVLLAESSRINERLRISRELHDLIGHHLTALSLNLEVASHITKNKAQEHVKKAQSIARLLLSDVRNVVSAFRNKGNLNFYQAIVELTDDIPKLNIHIDIDEDYTIEDPRLAQTMLRCTQELITNSIKHAQAKNLWIHFSKNDDEVIFSIEDDGTGDSQSLREGNGLTGIRERVKQFNGEIEILNKSQGICVNIILRAS is encoded by the coding sequence ATGATGATTAATCGCTTTTCTCACATTTCACTAATACGCTTAGCAGGATTAATCATCTGGCTGAGTTTATCAGTGCCGTTTGTGATGAAGGTTTTCATTGATCCGCAATGGTTGAACTCAAAAAGCATCCTATGGTTGTTGTCCCATTTGTCGTTTGGTATTGGTTTTATTCTTCTGACCAAGCACCTTGGGCATGAAAAGTTGAATAAAGATGAATGGGTGCTTCTGTTTGCGATGATTGCCGTCATCTATATCATCAATTGGTCAACAATTAGTATGAGCGGGATGTTTTACTCGCTCATTATAGCGATTCTGTTGCCTTGGATTATGTCGGTTAAGCAAGGTGTTTTGATTTTAATTTTGCAGAATTTACTTCTGGCATGGCAACTTTTTGCGGATATGCAATACTGGGAAGAATTTGAGAGCATGCAAGCCGGTCGCGTGATATTGCAATTTTACTGGATTGGAATTTCATCATTTTCTTATGTTTTATCATTGGTTGCTTTCAGACAACAGAATGCCAAAGAGGAATTAAGGAAGTTGAATTCAGAACTCAGAGCCACTCAGGTATTGCTTGCAGAAAGTTCAAGGATTAACGAAAGGCTCAGAATATCCAGAGAGCTGCATGATTTGATTGGGCATCATCTAACTGCCTTGAGCTTAAATCTGGAAGTTGCTTCCCATATCACCAAAAACAAGGCTCAAGAACATGTCAAAAAAGCTCAAAGTATCGCTCGTTTATTGTTGTCGGATGTGAGAAACGTCGTCAGTGCTTTTAGAAATAAAGGAAATCTGAATTTTTACCAGGCAATCGTTGAATTAACGGATGATATACCCAAATTAAATATTCACATAGATATTGATGAAGATTACACGATTGAAGACCCTCGATTGGCTCAGACAATGCTAAGATGCACTCAAGAGTTAATTACGAACAGCATTAAACATGCTCAGGCAAAAAATTTGTGGATTCATTTTAGCAAAAATGATGATGAGGTGATTTTCTCAATTGAGGATGATGGAACAGGTGATAGTCAATCATTAAGAGAAGGCAATGGACTGACAGGGATTCGGGAACGAGTGAAACAGTTTAATGGAGAAATTGAGATTTTGAATAAGTCTCAGGGAATTTGTGTAAATATTATTTTAAGGGCAAGTTAG
- the fabG gene encoding 3-oxoacyl-ACP reductase FabG: MSIENQIALVTGASRGIGAAIADTLAEAGAYVIGTATSEAGAKAISERLGAQGCGKVLDVSNAESIDNLMNELKEEDKLPTILVNNAGIAKDNLLMRLKDDEWDMVLDTNLKSVYRLSKACIRPMMKAKGGRIITIGSVIGSMGNAGQGAYAAAKAGLIGFSKSLAKEIGSRGITVNVIAPGFIQTDMTKDMNEDAKQALIKDVPLGTLGEAQDIANAVLFLASDMGKYITGETLHINGGMLMN, encoded by the coding sequence ATATCAATCGAGAATCAAATTGCATTAGTAACCGGAGCATCCCGTGGTATCGGTGCTGCTATTGCTGACACTTTGGCTGAAGCAGGAGCTTATGTTATCGGAACCGCTACAAGCGAAGCCGGAGCTAAGGCAATATCGGAAAGACTTGGCGCTCAAGGTTGTGGTAAAGTTCTGGATGTGAGCAATGCAGAAAGTATTGACAACTTGATGAATGAACTTAAAGAAGAAGATAAGTTGCCAACAATTTTGGTTAACAATGCCGGAATCGCCAAAGACAATTTGCTCATGCGTCTGAAAGATGATGAGTGGGATATGGTTCTGGATACCAATTTAAAATCTGTATACCGTCTGTCCAAAGCCTGTATTCGTCCAATGATGAAAGCCAAAGGCGGAAGAATTATCACCATTGGTTCAGTTATCGGTAGCATGGGAAATGCCGGACAGGGTGCTTATGCGGCTGCTAAAGCAGGATTGATTGGATTCAGCAAGTCTCTGGCAAAAGAAATTGGTTCCAGAGGAATCACCGTCAATGTCATTGCCCCCGGTTTCATCCAAACCGACATGACCAAAGACATGAACGAAGATGCCAAACAAGCACTTATCAAAGATGTACCACTTGGAACATTGGGAGAAGCTCAGGATATTGCCAATGCAGTTTTGTTTTTAGCATCGGATATGGGTAAGTATATCACGGGCGAGACGTTGCACATAAACGGCGGAATGCTAATGAATTAG
- a CDS encoding GNAT family N-acetyltransferase, translating to MIIKIDELISEEIISFLEEHIEDMLSVSPPESKHALDLQGLKSPEITFWSCYDNNQLVGCAALKELDNHTGEIKSMRVSRTVRGRGVGSKLLEYIFDVAEERGYVSLKLETGSMDFFIPARKLYQKHGFKICEPFANYKKDSNSVFMTIQLSE from the coding sequence ATGATTATCAAAATTGACGAGCTAATTAGCGAAGAAATTATTTCTTTTTTAGAGGAGCACATTGAGGATATGCTATCGGTATCCCCTCCGGAAAGTAAACATGCATTGGATTTGCAAGGGTTGAAATCTCCCGAAATCACTTTTTGGTCGTGTTATGATAATAATCAGCTAGTAGGTTGTGCGGCTTTGAAAGAATTAGATAATCACACTGGTGAGATCAAATCAATGCGTGTCAGTCGAACGGTCAGAGGCAGGGGAGTTGGTTCAAAGCTGCTGGAATATATATTTGATGTTGCAGAAGAACGTGGTTATGTTTCACTTAAATTGGAAACCGGTTCGATGGATTTTTTTATCCCTGCCAGAAAACTTTATCAAAAACACGGATTTAAAATTTGCGAACCTTTTGCAAATTACAAAAAAGATTCAAACAGTGTTTTTATGACGATTCAGCTTTCCGAGTAA